A genomic stretch from Helianthus annuus cultivar XRQ/B chromosome 1, HanXRQr2.0-SUNRISE, whole genome shotgun sequence includes:
- the LOC110872052 gene encoding translation initiation factor IF-2, chloroplastic-like: protein MMIYALDHVVSELSGFIDSNGPADDLQNQFAQLTVTDEDDSGTKTKEISGPVLIDKFASKRPAVYPMIAQAVLAPPKPGKAPDPGKFNDNFLKKSSAAAHRPKGKDGDNEIHDDETSKLNVAIPGAKKGRKWSKASRKAIRLRLAHEAKPVKVELMEVDEDGMLIDELAYNLAVTEGEILDHLYAKGIKPDGVQIG, encoded by the exons ATGATGATTTATGCATTAGACCACGTTGTATCGGAATTGTCGGGATTTATAGATTCAAATGGGCCCGCTGATGATCTTCAAAATCAATTCGCACAG CTCACTGTTACCGACGAAGACGACTCCGGTACAAAAACGAAAGAGATAAGCGGGCCAGTTCTGATCGATAAATTCGCATCTAAAAGGCCAGCGGTTTACCCTATGATCGCTCAAGCGGTTTTAGCACCACCTAAACCCGGAAAGGCCCCGGATCCAGGAAAATTTAACGACAATTTCCTAAAGAAAAGTAGTGCAGCGGCGCATAGGCCGAAAGGTAAAGACGGCGACAATGAAATTCACGATGACGAGACGTCTAAGCTTAATGTTGCGATCCCGGGTGCGAAAAAGGGCAGAAAGTGGAGTAAAGCGAGTAGGAAAGCGATTAGATTGCGGTTAGCGCATGAGGCTAAGCCCGTTAAGGTTGAACTCATGGAAGTTGATGAAGACGGTATGTTAATCGATGAATTAGCGTATAATCTGGCGGTTACTGAAGGTGAGATTCTCGACCATCTTTACGCAAAGGGTATTAAGCCTGACGGGGTGCAAATTGGATAA